A stretch of DNA from Globicephala melas chromosome 19, mGloMel1.2, whole genome shotgun sequence:
tggaTAATTTCAGCAACTAAATTAGatgctttaaaaggaaaaaaaaaagcatccaaagATAAATTTTGGGTCATATTAGTCAGGGAAGattttataactgaaaacaaTTAGATGCAACCATaacatgaataataaataatgtcattttaaaaagtcattaagtACATCGATAAAGATAAAAATCTATATTTACTGAAATGGCAATCATATTTTATAGCATTATAAAAGCCAACACATGTGTATCAGGTGAAGGTGCAACATGTGTACCAtgactacattttctttaaaaacaaagtctGGTAGGATTTGCTCTACCAACTTGAGAGTCATCATCTATAGTTCATATAATTACAATTAATCTTGGcttttttaatttctagttttctgatattctgttttataataaaaaatataaatttgtgaaATGACACAAAAAGACTAACAGTGACTTCAAAAAAAGGTTATATTGTAATTAATTCTACAAGGAATTACAAAATACAAGGTCACACAATTTAAACAGTGTGATGCTGGTATAAgcacaaatatatatatcagaGAAGAAAGCATAGACTTAAGACtcaagcaaatataaacaagaaTATAATCTATCTCCAAGAAGGTAGAACAAAataataggaaaggaaaaaattgttGAACTGCTATTAGTACAAGATGGGGTTGGGGAAGTAAGGGGGAGAGACAGGCAAATGTCAATTTAGAACCCAAATTCATAACTTAGAGTAAAATATATttggattaaaaagaaatataaaataaaattaagaaacaaaaaatagtgaAAGAGGGTAACTATCACAcatgaatttttgttgttgttgtttaaaatatCAGGAAGGTGACAAGagctttagtttttattattcatCAGTATGAATTCCCTGATGACGTATGAGATCTGAGCCACTACTAAATGCCTTTCCACATTCCTTACAGTTATAGGGCTTTTCACCAGTATGAATTCTGAGGTGTCGAGTAAGGTTTGAGCATTTATTAAAGGCctttccacattcattacattcatatGGTTTTTCATCTGTATGAATTCTCTGGTGTTGAAAAAGCTGTGAGTTCTGAgtaaaggccttcccacattcaaGACATTCAAAAGGTTTCTCACCAGCATGAATTCTCTGATGCTGACGAAGTTGTGAGCTCTGAGTAAAagccttcccacattccttacaatcatagggtttctccccagtgtgaattctctgatgattagtaagTGCTGAGCCACTACTAAAGGCTTTGCCACATTCTTTGCACTCATAGGGTTTCTCAcctgtatgaattctctgatgctgTACAAGCTTTGAGCTCTGAGTAAAAGCTTtgccacattccttacattcatagggtttctcacctGTATGAATTCTCACATGTTGAAAAAGCTGTGAGCTCTTagtaaaggctttcccacatacTTTACATTCATACGGTTTTTCaccagtgtgaattctctgatggtcAATAAGATTTGAGCAATAACTAAAGGCCTTCCcgcattccttacattcatagggtttcttaccggtatgaattctctgatgttgagAAAGGTATGAGCTACAGCTGAAGGCCTttccacattctttacattcaaAGGGTTTTTCACCGGTATGAATTTTCAGATGTCGAGTAacatgtgagccacaactaaagaatTTCCCACACTCCTTACATTCATAAGATTTTTCGCCaatatgaattctctgatgttgaaGAAATTGTGAATTCTGACTAAAGATCTTTCCACATTTCTTACATTCATATGGTTTCTCTTCACTGTTAATTATTTGATGTAGAGTAAAGAATGTCTGTTGAATAGATGTGGGCATGTATTCATGAGTGAATATTTCTTGGCTGAAATGCCCATTTTGATATCCCACTTGTCTTTCAAAGTGGTTTCTATATTCCAAAACATCTCTAAAACTGGAGTATTCAAGGCCATGCTTTGTAAGTCCCATCATCTCCCTCTGGCATGATTCTATTTCATAAACTTCCTTCTTTAGTGATAATAACTTGGTTTCACACATTGATTCCagatctgaaagaaaataaaatggtaaatattctTCCCCCACCTCATTTGTGAAAAGTTAAACTTTTataatagaaatggaaaaactaaagtgaaaataatatctGGTAGTGAATGACATAGAGTTCTCAAGTATATCTGTTTAATCTGAAAAATGGACAAGAAATGCACAAAATTAAGGAGATATAATGCAGGAAGCAGCAGGAGGAGACTATGGAAATAGGAAACCACAATGATTCTCAAATACTGATGTGGATCAGAATCATCTGAAAAGTTGATAAATATACAATGCTTGGGCATATTAAAAGATGACTAGTTTTATATACATCTCTATAAgcttgtatgtatgtgtatgtaagaAACAGAGTACATcatcatactatatatattacAAAAAGTGGACAATTTGTTACCTCCATTAAAGGTCTACTGAGAGGAATAAACGCATATAGGGGGAGATTCTTGGGCTCTGTAGTATAATAAAGTATgaatttggtctttgtccccagtTCCTAACACAGAGCTTGAAAAACCCTttgaatttcctgagtgatagcaGTGTTTTcattatgctaatgaggtgactcatgGTGGACCCCTAGATAGTTTTAGGATGGGGAATGGTCACTAGAAAGACCCAGCATATGATTAGAGGATTGGGACTTTCAGCTTCTTGACCtctggggtggagagagaggctAGAGATTGAGTGGCCAATGCCTTAATCAATCATGCCAATGTAATTAAGCCCtgataaaaactctggacaccgaAGCTCAATGGAGATTTTTGGTTGGTGAACACACTGAGGCGCTTCACCAGGAGGGTGACACACTTTGACTTCACAGGGAGAGGTTATGGAACCTCTGCCTCCAGAAGCCTACCCTAACTCATCTGATATGTATCCTTTACAGTAAAACTGCAATTGTTTTACTGTAAGTACAGTAAGTACAGAGCTTTCctaagttctgtgagtcattctagcaaaGCCTGCAGGGGCCATGGAAATCCcaaatttatagccagttggtcagaagtgtgGGTGGTCTGAGGAACCCCTGAGACTTGcagctggtgtcagaagtgagggcagtcttgtgtAAGACTGGCTGTTAACCTATGGGGTCTAAGCTAACTCTGGGTAGTTAGTGTCAGCATTAAACTGCAGTACAGCCAGTTGGGGATAAAACAGAATAGGGTCCATAATAAAGGGCATACTAGATGCAACTTAAAAGCGATTACAGAGGGTCAGCCAGATGGGGGAACAGCCTAAGATAAGTCAATGAACTGATTTGATGTGAGTGGCAGATAGGGAAGACTCAGAGCATGCTATGTTCTGGGGATTCAGTGAAAATACTGTTTGCCTTGGAATTCTGTGATGCTGATCTTAGGACAAGGGAGAGACTTGCTCATGTACCACTGCAGTGACTGAGAGGGGAGACTCCTGAAGTTTAAggcagacagagagaaaaaagacacagtgcaacagcaaaggaaacaataaacaaaatgaaaagacaacctatggaatgggtgaaaatatttgcaaacaacacCACCaacaagagcttaatttccaaaatatacaaatagctcatatagctcaatatcaaaaaatcaaccCAATCGGGACTTCCCTCGttgtccagtggataagactctgtgctcccaatgcagggggcccgagtttgatccctggtcagggaactagatcccacatgctgcaactaagagttctcatgcagcaatgaagatcccacatgctgcaactaagaccctgtgcaaccaaataaatagataaatattttttaaaaaaatcaacccaatcaaaaatgggcagaagatctaaatagacatttctccaaagaagacattcaggggacttccctggtggcgcagtggttaagaatccgcctgccaatgcaggggacacatgttcgattcctggtccaggaagatctcacatgccgtggagcaactaagcctgtgctccacaactactgagcctgtgctctacagcttgcaagccacaactactaagcctgtgcaccacaactactgaagcctgcacaccctagagtccgcatgccacaactactgagcccattagctgcgactactgaagcccacacgccccagagcccatgtgctgcaataaactgagcccgcatgctacaactgctgaaaccatgcacctagagctcttgctctgcaacaagagaagccactgcaatgagaagcccgtgcacctcaatgaagagtagcccccactcgccataactagagagaaagcccatacagagcaatgaagacccaacacagccagaaaaaaaacaaagaagacattcagatggccaacaggcacatgaaaatatgctcaacattgctaatcatcagggaaatgcaaatcaaaaccacaataagatattacctcacaactgtcagaatggccatcatccaaaagtctacaaataataaatactagagagggtgtggagaaagggagcccttatacactattggtgggaatgtaaattggtgcagccactagggagaatagtatggtggttccttaaaaaactaaaaatagagttaccatatgatccagcaatcccactccaggcatatatccagaaaagatgaaaactataatttgaaaagatacatgccccccaatgttcataacggcactatttataattgccaagacatagaagcaagctaaatgtccactgacagatgaatggataaagaagatgtggtatatatatatacacacacacatacatacatacacacacaatggaatattactcagccacaaaaaagaatgaaacaatgccatttgcagcaacatggatggacctagagatgatcatactaagtgaagtaagttagacaaatactgtatgatatcacttatatgtggaatttaaaaaaatgatacaaatgaacttatttacaaaacagaaacagactcacagacctagaaaacaaacttatggttaccaaagaggaaatatgGGGGAGGGAATAAAtgagaagtttgggattagcagatacaaactattttgtattttgtatttttgtttattttatgtatagtaattcTGAAATAGTGATGAGCATAAATGGTATTTCAATACGTCTACAGCAACaataaaatgatatgaaaatatctgtgatttccaTTCATGTCAAAGTCACAGGAACTACTAACACTACTACGGTTTGTTGCATATACCATAACAGGAAGAGATGCTAAATTTCAATTAGAGGATACTAAATAtaaagatgcattttttttcttttcatccaaGTTCATGAACTCCCTCAATTCTATCCAAAGGAACCCAAATCATTGGCCAGCAGCTCTAAGGAAGACTAGTACTTGGAAGGGAGGGGCAGTGCAGATACATGCAGACATGCGcccacgcgcgcacacacacatatactattTTGGGAGTTGTAACAGAAAACATTTAGATGAGTCGAAGAGGAAGAAAAGCTAGCAAGGAACTGAATCTAAAATATGGGTAaaagagttttctttgtgggggaTGTGAAGGGCACCTTCTACTTGAAATTAAGAGGGGGAGTGGAGAAGAGTAGTAGAAAGCAGTAAGTGAGGGAAGGAATGAAACAGGTCATTTGTAAACTCGTGCTAAAAAGACTTAGTTTTTCCCACAGGCCTATGGTTTTGATGGGAGCGTCCAAGATAACATCTCAAAGGTGCTGTTTCTTCACTGATCAACTGAGTTATTGCCTGTAGTGTCCTGCTTCTGTCCAATCATTTCTCACTCACCTGAACACAGGCCTCTTGTCAGCTCTCTGCCAATCATCCAGGGCTCTTTCCCCTGTTCCAATAAGGAGATAACTTGAGGCTTAGGAATGTAAAGTCCTGCTCACAAGAAAAGATACGGAACATGGTTACGCTGTGGGTAAATCTGATCCAGAAGTAAGATCCAGTCCCTTGATGACCAAGGAAGAGATGCCACTACAGGAACAGTCAAACAAAGAGGATGAAGCTCAGCCACAGCCAATTGGAGCTGCCCATTTCCcactcttccttttcatttcagttcaaaCCATTTACTTGGGAACAGGGAGCAGAAATTCAGCGGGTAGCTCGAAAAGCAGCTGAGAAATTCACTGTGGAAGAAACAGACATTCCAGAGAACTCAAAATTACTGGGATAGATGCCCTTACCCACTGACACCAGATTGCTATAGTTCTCCAACATCACATCTCTGTACAAGTCCCTCTGAGCAGGGTCCAGGAATTCCCACTCCTCTTGAGAGAAGTCTACAGACACATCACTGAACATCACTGATCCCTGAAACAACAGACACGTGTATTATTTGtgtaacaaaaagaaatatttcagagaCTACTGTGCTTATATTTGGGAGTAAAGCAAAGAGCAATTATATGGGTGTCACTAAGAACCAGAATCTTTAGATCCTAGAAATAGGTGCAAGAGTTGTCAGTTtagtttgtattaaaaaaaaaaattcctcactCAGTCCATAGAAAAGGCCTAGAAACAATAATTAACCCAGGAGTGATGAGCATCCCTAGTGTCTAGATTGTAGTCTCTAAGTATCGTATTCAAATAAAAGTAACCAAAGTTGGGAAGGAGACAATTTCAGAATTGAGTCAAATGCACAGGATGAGTCTGAACATTCTGTTGTATCAGAAAACAAGAGAGCTATCAAAAACTACTAGAATCATGttaaaaggacacaggagcctaCTTGAAAagcctcccattggccaaagacAGCATAATTTGAGGATCAAATGTAATGGACTGATGAgatcaaaaatgtttaaatccaTGAGCTCATAACAATATTGAACAAAAAATTACTAGCCATCTTTGTAGGATTCTAAGAAAccaactcattattttaaaaactgctaaaTAAGGGGTAAGAATCAAACATTCTTTTCCATACAAACTGTCCTTTAGGGTAATCAAACAGTTGATGAGACATTTTACTTTACAGATAGTACTCTACCTAATCTATGAAGAAGGAATGACAGAATTTAGATATCATTTTGCAACCtctaatgaattaataaatctaGACAATAATCATCACTGGTGGCTAACATTACAAAAGGAAAGAGAACCAGAAATAATACGCCCCCTAATGGAATCACACATCACCACCTAGGAAATATTCCTGACAAAAAAATCCCAACTGAACCTGACCATGTTTCTAGACCTAACTACTGACTCTCAGGAAACACTTAAATGATACCAGAGAGAAGAAATCAGCAAAATCCAAACAGTGGACAAatgaatctgtttttctttcccaacaaAAACtgcacagaaagaaaagagatggaAGGGGTACCTACAAAGTAAGAGACTGGAGAGACATATTAACCAATTGCAGTGCACAGTCCTTCTCTGGATTCTAattcaaataaatgatttaaaaagtagACAGTTATGAAAATTTGAACACTGACTGGATATTGATATTAAcaaatgatttttaactttttcagatGCAATAATggcataatgatttttttaaaaaaaaaaataaaccttatcCTTGAGAGATACATACCAATTTGAATTTGCTTCAAAAAAATCCTGTGTGTGGGAGTGAGGTTAAGGGAGTGTGCATGGAAGAAACAAGTAGAGGTATGGATGAAACAAGATTGACTGTGAGTTGATAATAATTGAAACTTAATGGTGAGCATATGGTAGTTCACAAGACTACTTTTCTGTGTCTGGAGTTTATTATAACAAAGCTTTCTAAAGAAGgttcttctgagacctctgaTCTCAACAATATATGAAGTGGCTGAACTCACTATAATCATCCATCATCCTTAACCTTATTTCTGAGATAAAGAGAATTGGTGATTCATTTGGAAATTCCTCATGACTCACACTTCCTGTTCAAACTTAAATTCGACTTCTTCATGGATACCCTAAAAGAGTCATAGAGATCTGCCTGTATCAGCTACCAACCCAACAATCCTCCAAGCCCCATAAACCAGGAGACCTTGCAACACTCTAATATTTGGAGCTACCAATACCACCTCCCGTCCTATTTTACTGGAGAGTACTGATCTGTAGAGATAATCTTGGCTTTTCCATGTTTGTCTCAGCTAAGCAACTCATACCTCCACCTTGTCAAATCACTGCCCAGACAGGACAAGTTTATTCTACAAATCTACTCTTGTTTCCTTTAAGAAAATGCATTTCTTCTCCATCATAGTCCCTGGGAAAGGGCTGAGAAAAGAGATGCTcaattatttactgaatgaaaatattaaaactgagtCAAAAGAAGAGGAGCACTTAGGAATGATAATAGGATTATCTGACTAGAATGAGAGGAAATAGGGACCGGGACCTGAAGGAACCCTCATAGCCAGAAATGTcaggagaaagaaagcaaatgctcacatgccctttaaaaaaaaatttttttttttcttagaaagaaCTGAATGTCAGGAAGGTAAGAAAGAGCATCAACTAACTCACCTGGGCCATGGCTTTCAGTATTACAGGAGGTGATCACTCCTCCTTGGGGCTGTTCTCCTGGAAAAGGATAGTGTTCTGAGAAGGCAGGCCTGGGGAAGCAAAGAAATGCTCTAGAAACAACACTGGCTTTACAGTTTTCAGACTCTCCAGGCAAAACTACCTCTACTTCCCTTGGTCTTAGGATATAACTCTAGTGAGTGGGAGTATGGAATAAATCCCCCTCCTCTCTCAGCTCCAGAAACCCCAGGCTTTAGCTGCAGTAAGATGGATCCTGGCTAGTCGATCCAAAGAAACACAGACTCCTATTGCCTCTCCTTCACCCAAGCAACCCAGGTTCCTGTCTCAGCCAGTGATTCAAGCAAGACCTTGCCCCATCTCAGTGCTGTTGTTGCTCTGAACCCAAGACAGCGCTGCTATGACTTGCCCTGACCAGATTCCTCCTCTGCAGCCCTCAGGTCCCCAAGCCAGACTCACCTAAATGGTGCTTTTGGCCAGGAACACAGTTCAATCTAATTAGAAGGACTAAAGACTTCCCTAATCAAGTCTCATTTCCCAAGCCTGAGAAAGTCAAATTCCCCCACCACACCCCTGCACCCATACCCACACTGAGGCACTCCTCATCCTTATGTTCTAGCTCtgatttgttaaaaaacaaaacaaacaaacaaaaaactttgctTATGTGTTTTACCCACACAAAACAGTCAAAATGTCAACTTTTCTAGCTCTGGGGTAAGATCTTTCTTAcctatacatatttatataaatttctcttttttaattttaatgctttcatttgttacatttaaatctttaatcaatttttattttggtataatATTATTTGGTAAAAGACAATGGAATAAGATTagcaattataattttattttagtataagaAATGAGTTAAGAATCCTACTTCATTTCCCCCCAGAGAGGGCTACCCTGGTGTACCTAAAACACATGCGAATAATATTTCATAAGACATAAAATGCACCATTATTTTATATGCCactaataaagaaagaaactattTAAGATATAACCTGATTTCAGGTATGTTGAAGTGAGGAAAAAAAGTGAGCCTTAGAATAGATGACTATGGAATGTATTttgtctactgatttaaatgctaCCCTTATCATAGATGATACATGTTTAGATTTATTTGTGATTCTATTTTgattcagtgatctctttattattttgccagtaccacattctctatataatttaaaaatatgttttaatgttttaataaaagcTCCCTCCACTACATAccaattagaatggccaaaatccagaacactgataacaccaaatgctggccaggatgtggagcaacaggaactctcattcattgctgatgagaatgcaaaatggtacagccagtttggaagacagcttggcagCTTCGTACAAAAtcaaacatactcttaccatatggaGTTGATAATACCTAGTGGGATGGAGAAAAAgttcaggaaaaggaaagagaagcaatCATCAAAGCTATCTCACTGCAAACTCCTAGCTCAAGGAGTCAGAAGgttaaacttttctttaaagtttatgGTATTGATTAGTTCGGTGAAATGGACACTGTTTATTATCTAACACTGACTGAAAAGCTTATCCATGGGCAAGAAATCAAATGGCCCCCAGAGAAGCTTGATAGTAGAAGTTATGGGAAAGAACAAAGCaattgttttctagttgtttccTATGGAGTACTGCTTTTCTAAtagatttaggaaaaaaaatgttaaataatactGTTGATAGTGCCTTCTCCCTGATATTACTATGAAGGCTTCTAGTATTTCACTATTAGGTAttaggttagtttttttttttaactttttaatacagAAATTTCCAAACATACATAAGAGTAGAATTTAAATAGTATAAAAAACCTTCCATGTGCCCACTAACTGGCTTCAACAATTATAAAGTCACAGACAATATTGTCTTATCTAGATTCTAATCcactattttttattgagatatacctCACACACCATGTAAGTTactcatttaaagtatataattcaatgttttttagtatatcatcacaatccaattttagaacattttcatctccccTAAAAGAAACCCCATTAAGAGTcaatcccaggacttccctggtggcacagtagttaagaattcacctgccaatgcagaggacacgggttcgatccctggtccaggaagatcccacatgccatggagcaactgagcccgcaagccacaactactgggcccacgtgtcacaattactgaagcccgtgcacctagagcccatgatctacaacaagagaagccactgcaatgagaagcccgcacaccacaacaaagagtagccctgcttgccacaactagagaaaagcctgtgtgcttttggcaacgaagagccaatgcagccaaaaataaataaataatttaaaaaaaaagaaactgagttacaaaattaaaaatctatactaaaaacagaaatcaacacGTCTGATGAAGCTGAAAAGGTACTCAGCTTAACGATCACCAGCTCAGGTTCTAATGCTCTTATACTGTACAACCTAGTCCCAGGTACTGACCAAAAACTGGGAGCTCAGCTTTAAATCTATCCTgtagtgttttttctttcctcatatctaatttggtaatttgtgtcttatctccccttttttctttaagtttttatagaggtttatcaatttttattgatTCCCCAAAATAAACTTTTGGAGTTATTAATTTTCtcaattatatatttactttatatttcaatatacataaatttatattgagctcttattcttattatttcctattttttgttttctttgggtttaatttagtattcagttttatttccttAACTTCTTGAGATGAAAACATAGATCATTAATTTTTCAACATTCTTCTTTACTAGAGTATGCATTTAcagctatatattttctttaggtTTAGCTTTAGCAACACCCCAcattttgatgttatattttcattatctttcagttcaaaatatttttaatttccattgcaatttcttctttgattcaccAGTTATTTATAAATACAATTGCTTAAATCCCAAACATTGGgatatttctaaatatcattctGTTATTTACTTCTGCTGAATTCCACTGTGGacagaaaacatacagtattatTTCAATCCTTTGAAAGTTACTGAGATTTCTTTTATGGTCCAGCACATGATCAATTTGGATAAATGTCTCATATGCATCTGAAAAGGATATATACTGTAGTTGTAAGGTACACTGTTCTACATATATCATTTAAGTCAAGTTTGTCAATCACACTGCCCAAATATTATATAGCTTTACTCAGTTTCTACTGATTGTTCTATCAGCTATTGAAACAAGTGCTAAAAatcccccactatgattgtgatTTGTCTACTACTTCTTTTACTTCCGTCAAATATACTTGAAGTCATTTTATGAAGGTCTATGTATTTAGAACTGTAATATCTTACTAGTAGTCTAACCTTTTTATTATGAACTATTGTTCTTTATCTCTAGTAAAGCTTCTTGTCCCACAGTCTAATTCCCATACAATGAGAGTGAGTcaggagtgtaaattgatacaactatTTAGAAAAACTGTCAATATATATTAAAGCTGAATATTTGCATAACCTATGCCACAGAAATTTTACTCCTAGggatatacccaacagaaatgcattcatatgtgcaccaaaagacatgtgcaagaatgttcatagcagccttgcTCATAATAGGTCCAATCTGAAAACAGCTTAAATACCAATAGATAAtggaaaggataaataaattgtggtacgttcatacaatggaattttaagcaacaacaataataaatgacCTATACTACatgaagcaacatggatgagtCTCACATATTCATACTACATAATATTATTAAGTAGTACATTcatattatatgtaaaatgtaatGATGAATAAAAAGAAGTCAAGCACAAAAGAGTGGATATTGTgtgattctacttatataaaaTTCAAGAACAGGTAAAATTAATCTATGGCTATAGAAAACAGAATAATTGTTATCTTTGGGAGAGGTGGATAGTGAGTGGATGGAACAAGAATCGGGCTTCTAGAATGCTGGTAATGTTC
This window harbors:
- the LOC115862617 gene encoding zinc finger protein 383 isoform X1 — its product is MAQGSVMFSDVSVDFSQEEWEFLDPAQRDLYRDVMLENYSNLVSVGLYIPKPQVISLLEQGKEPWMIGRELTRGLCSDLESMCETKLLSLKKEVYEIESCQREMMGLTKHGLEYSSFRDVLEYRNHFERQVGYQNGHFSQEIFTHEYMPTSIQQTFFTLHQIINSEEKPYECKKCGKIFSQNSQFLQHQRIHIGEKSYECKECGKFFSCGSHVTRHLKIHTGEKPFECKECGKAFSCSSYLSQHQRIHTGKKPYECKECGKAFSYCSNLIDHQRIHTGEKPYECKVCGKAFTKSSQLFQHVRIHTGEKPYECKECGKAFTQSSKLVQHQRIHTGEKPYECKECGKAFSSGSALTNHQRIHTGEKPYDCKECGKAFTQSSQLRQHQRIHAGEKPFECLECGKAFTQNSQLFQHQRIHTDEKPYECNECGKAFNKCSNLTRHLRIHTGEKPYNCKECGKAFSSGSDLIRHQGIHTDE
- the LOC115862617 gene encoding zinc finger protein 383 isoform X3, which gives rise to MAQGSVMFSDVSVDFSQEEWEFLDPAQRDLYRDVMLENYSNLVSVGLYIPKPQVISLLEQGKEPWMIGRELTRGLCSDLESMCETKLLSLKKEVYEIESCQREMMGLTKHGLEYSSFRDVLEYRNHFERQVGYQNGHFSQEIFTHEYMPTSIQQTFFTLHQIINSEEKPYECKKCGKIFSQNSQFLQHQRIHIGEKSYECKECGKFFSCGSHVTRHLKIHTGEKPFECKECGKAFSCSSYLSQHQRIHTGKKPYECKECGKAFSYCSNLIDHQRIHTGEKPYECKVCGKAFTKSSQLFQHVRIHTGEKPYECKECGKAFTQSSKLVQHQRIHTGEKPYECKECGKAFSSGSALTNHQRIHTGEKPYDCKECGKAFTQSSQLRQHQRIHAGEKPFECLECGKAFTQNSQLFQHQRIHTDEKPYECNECGKAFNKCSNLTRHLRIHTGEKPYNCKECGKAFSSEFALRRHRKDHMGKKPHTCEECGKDFSRSSNLSIHRRIHTGEKPYRCGVCGKDFSRSSNLSIHQRIHTGEKPFRCSDCGKDFSRRAALQIHQSVHTGRKPHACKVCDRGFTSRSTLARHQQDHAGDKAYVCDTCGRGFSQRASLYLHQRVHTGERPFRCEACGKCFSWSKDLGIHQRVHTGERPYRCEACGGDFRHRSALKRHQRVHTGEKPYPCAVCGKGFSQRVHLQTHQKVHCRERLPGLGSAHAGAFHSQGECQGMGAEVPNMDQA
- the LOC115862617 gene encoding zinc finger protein 383 isoform X2; translation: MIGRELTRGLCSDLESMCETKLLSLKKEVYEIESCQREMMGLTKHGLEYSSFRDVLEYRNHFERQVGYQNGHFSQEIFTHEYMPTSIQQTFFTLHQIINSEEKPYECKKCGKIFSQNSQFLQHQRIHIGEKSYECKECGKFFSCGSHVTRHLKIHTGEKPFECKECGKAFSCSSYLSQHQRIHTGKKPYECKECGKAFSYCSNLIDHQRIHTGEKPYECKVCGKAFTKSSQLFQHVRIHTGEKPYECKECGKAFTQSSKLVQHQRIHTGEKPYECKECGKAFSSGSALTNHQRIHTGEKPYDCKECGKAFTQSSQLRQHQRIHAGEKPFECLECGKAFTQNSQLFQHQRIHTDEKPYECNECGKAFNKCSNLTRHLRIHTGEKPYNCKECGKAFSSGSDLIRHQGIHTDE